In Acidobacteriota bacterium, a genomic segment contains:
- the mqnC gene encoding dehypoxanthine futalosine cyclase: MSIQAIADRVRGGERIDRDEAAALYRNAPTLLLGALADGIRARRHPEGVVTYIIDRNVNYTNVCVARCTFCAFYRPVGSAEGYVLGFDDIFRKIDETIEVGGEQLLLQGGHNPDLPLTWYVDLFRAIKARYPDFRLHALSPPEVVHLSRLSRRTPAEVIEQLVDAGLDSIPGGGAEILVDRVRRLLNCYSKATADEWLDVMRAAHRAGLRTTATMMYGSVETPDERLEHLFRLRDLQDETGGFTAFITWSYQPEHTELAGVEATGVEYLRTLAIARVVLDNVDNLQASWVTQGGKVGQLSLAFGANDMGSVMIEENVVRAAGASYCMDEVEIVRNVEDAGFRAARRNMHYDILGEPIFRLRAVPRRFGLDVARRDGEPLMPAELINYAARSRVGKRARQVPPPSPE, from the coding sequence ATGAGCATCCAGGCCATCGCCGACCGCGTGAGGGGCGGCGAACGGATCGACCGCGACGAAGCGGCGGCCCTCTATCGCAACGCGCCAACGCTCCTGCTCGGGGCGCTCGCCGACGGCATCCGCGCCAGGCGGCACCCCGAGGGCGTCGTCACCTACATCATCGACAGGAACGTCAACTACACGAACGTCTGTGTCGCGCGCTGCACCTTCTGCGCGTTCTACCGTCCGGTCGGGTCGGCCGAGGGCTACGTGCTCGGCTTCGACGACATCTTCCGAAAGATCGACGAGACGATCGAGGTGGGGGGCGAGCAGCTGCTGCTGCAGGGTGGACACAACCCCGACCTGCCGCTGACGTGGTACGTCGATCTCTTCCGTGCCATCAAGGCGCGCTATCCCGATTTCCGTCTGCACGCGCTCTCGCCGCCCGAGGTGGTCCACCTCTCGCGTCTGTCGAGGCGCACGCCGGCCGAGGTCATCGAGCAGCTCGTCGACGCGGGGCTCGACTCGATCCCCGGTGGTGGTGCCGAGATCCTCGTCGACCGCGTGCGCCGGCTGCTCAACTGCTACTCGAAGGCGACGGCGGACGAGTGGCTCGACGTCATGCGGGCGGCGCACCGGGCCGGGCTGCGCACGACCGCCACGATGATGTACGGCAGCGTCGAGACGCCCGACGAGCGGCTCGAGCACCTGTTCCGCCTGCGCGACCTGCAGGACGAGACCGGCGGCTTCACCGCCTTCATCACGTGGAGCTATCAGCCCGAGCACACGGAGCTCGCGGGCGTCGAGGCCACCGGCGTCGAGTACCTTCGCACGCTGGCCATCGCGAGGGTCGTCCTCGACAACGTCGACAACCTCCAGGCGTCGTGGGTCACGCAGGGGGGCAAGGTCGGGCAGCTCAGCCTGGCGTTCGGCGCCAACGACATGGGCAGCGTCATGATCGAAGAGAACGTCGTCCGCGCGGCCGGGGCGAGCTACTGCATGGACGAGGTGGAGATCGTGCGCAACGTCGAGGACGCCGGGTTCCGCGCCGCGCGCCGCAACATGCACTACGACATCCTCGGCGAGCCCATCTTCCGGCTGCGCGCCGTGCCGCGCCGGTTCGGCCTCGATGTCGCCCGTCGCGACGGCGAACCGCTGATGCCGGCCGAGCTGATCAACTACGCCGCGCGCAGCCGGGTGGGCAAGCGGGCCCGGCAGGTGCCGCCGCCCTCGCCCGAGTAG
- a CDS encoding menaquinone biosynthesis protein yields MSGLRLGAVGYLNTLPLVHGLDAVPGRFAVRFDVPARCAELLHAGQIDLGLIPSIEIASGDDYRVVPGVAIASQGPVASVAVFSSKPLASIGSIALDTSSRTSVALLRVLCRERFDIAPRLEADAPSLDDMLRRCDAALVIGDPALFADHAARGLLKIDLGEEWTALTGLPFVWAFWAGRPPVVTADVCRALADARDRGVAAVDEIASAYAAGDEARERVAAHYLRHHITYGLGPAHEAALERYYTSAAALGLVPPGTRPVFGPR; encoded by the coding sequence ATGAGCGGGCTGCGCCTCGGTGCCGTCGGCTACCTGAACACGCTGCCGCTCGTGCACGGCCTCGACGCGGTGCCGGGCCGGTTCGCGGTGAGGTTCGACGTGCCCGCCCGTTGTGCCGAGCTGCTGCACGCCGGGCAGATCGACCTGGGCCTGATCCCGTCGATCGAGATCGCGTCGGGCGACGACTATCGCGTCGTGCCCGGCGTCGCCATTGCCTCGCAGGGGCCCGTGGCGTCGGTGGCGGTATTCTCCTCGAAGCCGCTCGCGTCCATCGGCTCGATCGCGCTCGACACGAGCTCGCGAACGTCGGTCGCCCTGCTGCGCGTGCTCTGTCGTGAACGGTTCGACATCGCGCCCCGGCTGGAGGCCGACGCGCCCTCGCTCGACGACATGCTGCGGCGGTGCGACGCGGCGCTGGTCATCGGAGACCCTGCGCTCTTTGCCGACCACGCCGCCCGCGGGCTGCTGAAGATCGACCTCGGCGAGGAGTGGACGGCCCTGACGGGCCTGCCGTTCGTGTGGGCGTTCTGGGCGGGGCGGCCGCCGGTGGTCACGGCCGACGTGTGCCGCGCGCTGGCCGACGCGCGAGACCGCGGCGTGGCCGCCGTCGACGAGATCGCGTCGGCCTACGCCGCGGGCGACGAAGCCAGAGAGCGCGTGGCGGCGCACTACCTGCGCCACCACATCACGTACGGGCTCGGGCCGGCGCACGAGGCGGCGCTCGAGCGGTATTACACGTCGGCGGCGGCTCTGGGTCTCGTGCCGCCCGGCACGAGGCCCGTGTTCGGCCCACGCTGA
- a CDS encoding Gfo/Idh/MocA family oxidoreductase: protein MRDDSPVRVAVVGVGYLGRHHARILSQLPGVDLVAVVDRNADRARDVAASAGTRAAADVGDVIEHLDAATVVTPTESHHAIARGLLDRGLGVLVEKPMARTLEEADDLIAAAARASAVLAIGHTERFNPAVSAALPLITTPGFVEVHRLGTFPERSLDIDVVFDLMIHDLDVLLATVRSDVVAIEAVGVPVLTGRVDIANARLRFASGCIANLTASRISRERVRKVRFFQPSAYISIDYASQEVERWTLARRDGAVPAIEGGRLEVARDEPLKLELADFVEAVRTRRPPRVAGLDGRRALDLARRITECIEHQPAAGGPSAAAAVLPS from the coding sequence ATGCGTGACGACTCCCCCGTGCGGGTCGCGGTCGTCGGCGTGGGGTATCTCGGACGCCACCACGCCAGGATCCTGTCGCAGCTGCCCGGCGTCGACCTCGTGGCCGTCGTCGACCGGAACGCCGACCGCGCCAGGGACGTGGCGGCGTCGGCGGGGACGCGCGCGGCCGCCGACGTGGGCGACGTCATCGAGCACCTCGACGCGGCCACCGTCGTGACGCCGACCGAGTCGCACCACGCGATTGCGCGGGGCCTGCTCGATCGGGGCCTCGGCGTGCTGGTGGAGAAGCCGATGGCGCGGACCCTCGAGGAGGCCGACGACCTCATCGCAGCGGCGGCCCGGGCGTCGGCGGTGCTGGCGATCGGCCACACCGAGCGCTTCAACCCCGCCGTGTCCGCGGCGCTCCCGCTCATCACGACGCCGGGCTTCGTCGAGGTCCACCGGCTCGGGACCTTCCCCGAGCGCAGCCTCGACATCGATGTCGTCTTCGATCTCATGATTCACGACCTCGACGTGTTGCTGGCCACCGTCCGGAGCGACGTCGTGGCGATCGAGGCCGTCGGCGTGCCGGTGCTGACCGGGCGGGTCGACATCGCCAACGCGCGGCTGCGCTTCGCCTCGGGCTGCATCGCCAACCTGACGGCGAGCCGCATCAGCCGCGAGCGCGTGCGCAAGGTGCGCTTCTTCCAGCCCTCGGCGTACATCTCGATCGACTACGCCAGCCAGGAGGTCGAACGCTGGACGCTCGCTCGGCGCGACGGGGCGGTGCCGGCCATCGAGGGCGGGCGCCTCGAGGTCGCGCGCGACGAGCCGCTGAAGCTGGAGCTTGCCGACTTCGTCGAGGCCGTACGGACTCGTCGGCCGCCGCGGGTGGCGGGCCTCGACGGGCGTCGTGCGCTCGACCTCGCTCGCCGGATCACCGAGTGCATCGAGCACCAGCCGGCGGCCGGCGGCCCGTCGGCCGCCGCGGCGGTACTGCCGTCCTGA
- the lpxI gene encoding UDP-2,3-diacylglucosamine diphosphatase LpxI (LpxI, functionally equivalent to LpxH, replaces it in LPS biosynthesis in a minority of bacteria.) translates to MTRVGLIAGNGRFPFLVLDAARAMGHEVTVVAVKEEAFPELADAAEARGADVHWVSLGHLGKAIAVLKAAGVTQAVMAGQVKHTKIFSGILPDLTLLSVLTRLRQKNTDSLIAAVAEVMGERGIELLDSTVYLAPLLAREGALGRRAPTPQEADDFSFGYRMADTIAGLDIGQTIVVKDRAVVAVEAMEGTDEVIARAGRLAGSGTAVVKVAKPGQDMRFDVPVVGMATVDAMRGAGATAISIDAGRTLVLDGEAFFRAADEAGIAVWGRATGGDRGGARDA, encoded by the coding sequence ATGACGCGGGTCGGCCTGATCGCCGGCAACGGCCGGTTTCCCTTCCTCGTGCTCGACGCCGCGCGGGCGATGGGGCACGAGGTGACCGTCGTCGCGGTGAAGGAAGAGGCGTTTCCCGAACTGGCCGATGCCGCCGAGGCGCGCGGGGCCGACGTACACTGGGTGTCGCTCGGCCACCTCGGCAAGGCCATTGCCGTCCTGAAGGCGGCGGGCGTCACGCAGGCAGTGATGGCGGGGCAGGTCAAGCACACGAAGATCTTCTCGGGCATCCTCCCCGATCTCACGCTGCTGTCGGTGTTGACCCGCCTCCGCCAGAAGAACACCGACTCGCTGATTGCGGCCGTGGCCGAGGTCATGGGCGAGCGGGGCATCGAGCTGCTCGATTCCACCGTCTACCTGGCCCCGCTGCTCGCCCGCGAGGGCGCGCTCGGTCGCCGCGCGCCGACACCTCAGGAAGCCGACGACTTCAGCTTCGGGTATCGGATGGCCGATACCATCGCCGGCCTCGACATCGGCCAGACGATCGTGGTGAAGGACCGGGCGGTCGTCGCGGTCGAGGCGATGGAAGGCACCGACGAGGTCATCGCCCGGGCCGGCCGCCTGGCGGGCAGCGGGACCGCGGTCGTGAAGGTCGCCAAGCCCGGCCAGGACATGCGGTTCGACGTGCCTGTCGTCGGGATGGCCACCGTCGACGCGATGCGAGGCGCAGGGGCGACGGCGATCTCGATCGACGCCGGGCGGACGCTCGTCCTCGACGGCGAGGCGTTCTTTCGCGCGGCCGACGAGGCCGGGATTGCCGTCTGGGGACGCGCGACGGGCGGCGACCGCGGAGGGGCACGCGATGCGTGA
- the lpxA gene encoding acyl-ACP--UDP-N-acetylglucosamine O-acyltransferase, with protein MSITMPRAARRLRHAYPTPLVDAVTSLEPGARVVAVKNVTVTEDFFQGHFPGLPLMPGVLMIESLAQAASLLVTEAGLVPGGRAFLRGVDNAKFRRQVVPGDAVRLEVTVLARRRALARVRGEAYVGDQVVAEADLWLGLETQGALVDPLARVHPDARLGDGTVVEAQAVVGPHVRVGRRCRIGTGAIVEGWTEIGDDTQIYPYASIGLPPQDLKYRGEPTRLSIGSLNVFREFVTIHRGTAGGGGMTTIGDRNLFMAYAHVAHDCHVGHDTIFGNAATLGGHVVVEDCATISAFSGVHQFCRIGRHAFIGGYSVVTKDALPFAKTVGNRARIFGLNRIGLVRRGFAPETVDALRRAYRVLLQSKLNTTGALAEIERDAGLRGCADVMYLVEFIRTSTRGVTLRRAPRSDEAGDEE; from the coding sequence GTGTCGATCACCATGCCCCGGGCGGCTCGCCGCCTCCGCCACGCATACCCCACGCCGCTCGTCGATGCGGTGACGTCGCTCGAACCCGGCGCGCGCGTCGTCGCCGTCAAGAACGTCACCGTCACCGAAGACTTCTTCCAGGGACATTTCCCCGGCCTGCCCCTGATGCCGGGCGTGCTCATGATCGAGTCGCTCGCGCAGGCGGCGTCGCTGCTCGTGACCGAGGCCGGCCTCGTGCCGGGGGGGCGAGCCTTCCTCCGGGGCGTCGACAACGCCAAGTTCCGCCGGCAGGTGGTCCCGGGCGATGCGGTCCGCCTCGAGGTGACCGTGCTGGCGCGCCGGCGCGCGCTCGCCCGCGTGCGAGGCGAGGCCTACGTGGGCGATCAGGTCGTCGCCGAGGCCGATCTCTGGCTCGGCCTCGAGACGCAGGGCGCGTTGGTCGACCCGCTGGCCCGCGTCCATCCCGACGCCCGGCTCGGCGACGGGACCGTGGTCGAGGCCCAGGCCGTCGTCGGGCCGCACGTGCGGGTCGGCCGCCGGTGCCGCATCGGCACCGGGGCCATCGTCGAGGGCTGGACGGAGATCGGCGACGACACGCAGATCTACCCGTACGCCTCGATTGGCCTTCCGCCGCAGGACCTGAAGTACCGCGGCGAGCCGACGCGGCTCTCGATCGGGAGCCTGAACGTCTTCCGCGAGTTCGTCACCATCCACCGCGGGACGGCCGGCGGGGGCGGGATGACAACCATCGGCGATCGCAACCTGTTCATGGCGTACGCGCACGTGGCGCACGACTGCCACGTGGGGCACGACACGATCTTCGGCAACGCCGCCACGCTCGGCGGGCACGTCGTGGTCGAGGACTGCGCCACGATCAGCGCCTTCTCCGGGGTGCACCAGTTCTGCCGCATCGGCCGCCATGCCTTCATCGGCGGCTATTCGGTCGTCACGAAGGACGCCCTGCCGTTTGCCAAGACGGTCGGCAACCGCGCCAGGATCTTCGGCCTGAACCGGATCGGCTTGGTGCGGAGGGGGTTCGCTCCGGAGACCGTCGACGCCCTGCGCCGCGCCTACCGGGTGCTGCTGCAGTCGAAGCTCAACACCACCGGAGCGCTCGCGGAGATCGAGCGCGACGCCGGGCTCCGCGGCTGTGCCGACGTCATGTACCTCGTCGAGTTCATCCGCACCTCGACGCGCGGGGTCACCTTGCGCCGGGCGCCTCGCTCCGACGAGGCCGGGGACGAGGAGTGA
- a CDS encoding OmpH family outer membrane protein, translating into MKPSLVAMAAAVVLSAGPAFAQEQPAPPRPFPEGAKIAYVNIQRIASESAEGRAATEKVKALNDKKVGELGERQKALTANQQKLQQGEGVLSAQARAQLEKEIERQSVEIQRFTQDAQAEVQELQQDLQIDFQNKLIPVINAVASEKGLHMVFSQSDSGLVWADTGLDITADIIARFDQVTGGSKPQDP; encoded by the coding sequence ATGAAACCGTCTCTCGTTGCCATGGCCGCGGCGGTCGTGCTGTCGGCCGGACCTGCGTTCGCTCAGGAGCAGCCAGCGCCGCCCCGCCCGTTTCCCGAGGGCGCGAAGATCGCCTACGTCAACATCCAGCGGATCGCCTCGGAGTCGGCAGAGGGCCGGGCGGCGACCGAGAAGGTGAAGGCGCTCAACGACAAGAAGGTCGGCGAACTCGGCGAGCGCCAGAAGGCGCTGACGGCGAACCAGCAGAAGCTGCAGCAGGGCGAGGGCGTGCTGAGCGCCCAGGCACGGGCGCAGCTCGAGAAGGAGATCGAGCGGCAGTCGGTCGAGATCCAGCGATTCACGCAGGACGCGCAGGCCGAAGTGCAGGAACTGCAGCAGGACCTGCAGATCGACTTCCAGAACAAGCTCATTCCGGTCATCAACGCGGTGGCCTCCGAGAAGGGGCTGCACATGGTGTTCAGTCAGAGCGACTCGGGCCTCGTGTGGGCCGACACGGGCCTCGACATCACGGCCGACATCATCGCGCGTTTCGACCAGGTGACCGGCGGGTCGAAGCCGCAGGACCCGTAG